From a region of the Methanobacterium sp. genome:
- a CDS encoding class I SAM-dependent methyltransferase, with protein sequence MNNNEIWDVTWEKIEVDGPRPFLEYKMSLLKPFLETDSPKHVLDVGCGDGFFTLKLLNLGYKVDATDVSPEAIKATERRIKRNNAPNINLYNENLLELNPPHKYDVIICLEVLEHIEDDLRVLKLFNSWLKKEGLLILSVPHRQDMWNYTDEIGGHYRRYSKEDLKNKLESAEFKVEDVFDYGFPIIRFFANRLCAPAEKMQKSKINPPKNNFLSRTASTIIQNACKIDTLFINKDHGIDIIAVSKKI encoded by the coding sequence TTGAATAATAATGAAATATGGGATGTTACTTGGGAAAAAATTGAAGTAGATGGCCCAAGACCGTTTCTTGAATATAAAATGAGTTTACTGAAGCCTTTCTTGGAAACAGATTCTCCAAAACATGTATTAGATGTCGGCTGCGGTGATGGCTTTTTTACGCTTAAACTACTTAATTTAGGATATAAAGTAGATGCTACAGATGTATCACCAGAAGCAATTAAGGCAACTGAAAGACGAATTAAAAGAAATAATGCGCCTAATATCAATTTATATAATGAAAATTTGCTTGAATTAAATCCACCACATAAATATGATGTTATCATATGTTTAGAGGTTTTAGAACATATAGAAGATGACTTAAGAGTATTAAAGTTGTTTAATAGTTGGCTTAAAAAAGAGGGTTTACTCATTTTAAGTGTTCCACATAGACAAGATATGTGGAATTATACTGATGAAATTGGAGGGCATTACAGAAGATACTCCAAAGAAGATTTAAAAAATAAACTTGAATCCGCAGAATTTAAAGTTGAAGATGTATTTGATTATGGATTTCCAATTATTCGATTTTTTGCAAATAGACTTTGTGCTCCCGCCGAAAAAATGCAAAAATCAAAAATTAATCCTCCAAAAAACAATTTTTTAAGCAGGACCGCCAGTACAATTATACAAAATGCCTGTAAAATCGATACCCTATTTATAAATAAAGATCACGGTATAGACATAATTGCAGTATCTAAAAAAATATAG
- a CDS encoding glycosyltransferase — protein sequence MKICLVPTMFPKYKGDYYGSFIFDDAKMLVNKGFEVHVVTQHNTGIPYEEIMDGIHVHRFRWMKPKKFKALVHFKGLIDNFRLVTYLISLFFNLMWIIKKLDIDIIHAHSVVPTGLIGVIVANIVRKPVFITVHGMDITNFENNPFFKRLIRFSLNNCNKAVAVSMDLSEKMEKLEIKEDKIIVLRNAIDTKRFIPLKNRKIRNYYGVNDKDILILFVGYLDTFKGVFELMNSFHEINKKNVNVKLMIVGEGPKNNELKKIASRLCLETHVIFAGKISPSDIHEYYQSSDIFVLPSHTEGTPLVVIEAMACGLPIVASNVGGIPEIVINNKNGFIITPQNEIELISKVQILVKNQSLRNKFADKSIEIINTEFDNDIKVEKLINLYKNAAGR from the coding sequence ATGAAAATTTGTTTAGTTCCAACAATGTTTCCAAAGTATAAAGGTGATTATTATGGTTCATTTATATTTGATGATGCTAAAATGCTCGTAAATAAAGGATTTGAAGTTCATGTAGTCACTCAACATAATACTGGAATACCCTACGAGGAAATTATGGACGGAATTCATGTTCACAGATTTAGATGGATGAAACCAAAAAAATTTAAAGCTCTTGTGCATTTTAAAGGATTAATAGATAATTTCAGATTGGTAACATATCTCATTTCTCTATTTTTTAATTTGATGTGGATAATAAAGAAGTTAGATATTGATATTATTCATGCTCATTCTGTTGTACCTACTGGACTTATAGGAGTTATTGTAGCAAACATTGTTAGAAAACCAGTTTTTATTACAGTCCATGGAATGGATATAACTAATTTTGAAAATAATCCATTTTTTAAAAGGTTGATTAGATTTTCTTTAAATAATTGCAATAAAGCAGTTGCAGTAAGTATGGATCTATCAGAAAAAATGGAAAAATTAGAGATTAAAGAAGATAAAATAATAGTTTTAAGAAATGCTATTGATACAAAAAGATTTATTCCCCTAAAAAATAGAAAAATAAGAAATTATTATGGAGTTAATGATAAAGACATATTGATTCTGTTTGTGGGATATTTAGACACATTTAAAGGTGTATTTGAACTGATGAATTCGTTTCATGAAATAAATAAAAAAAATGTAAATGTAAAACTTATGATAGTAGGAGAAGGGCCCAAAAACAATGAACTAAAAAAGATAGCATCTCGATTATGTTTAGAAACCCATGTTATATTTGCAGGAAAAATATCACCATCTGATATTCATGAATATTACCAGTCCTCAGATATTTTTGTTTTACCATCACATACAGAAGGTACTCCTCTTGTAGTCATAGAAGCTATGGCCTGTGGCCTTCCTATTGTAGCAAGCAATGTTGGAGGAATACCTGAAATTGTTATAAATAACAAAAATGGATTTATTATAACTCCCCAAAATGAAATAGAGTTAATCTCAAAAGTACAAATTTTAGTTAAAAATCAAAGTTTAAGGAATAAATTCGCGGATAAATCCATTGAAATTATAAATACAGAATTCGATAATGATATAAAAGTAGAAAAGTTAATAAATTTATATAAAAACGCTGCAGGAAGATGA
- a CDS encoding flippase-like domain-containing protein: MKLKKALKNKNIVKIAISLLIIIFLLKFVDFQLFFQSIKNINYLILFALALIPFGILLRAWRWMIILNKDKKLISIKDSCYLNLAGMALNIFLPGSSGDIAKSYYGYKWHGFKEEMLSSSILDKIMALFSLFILGSITAFVIKLYFLSIFSVIVTALLYLIIFYPKIVPWNLLNKVFSLFIKVNLDEKKLASSFTVSNKIKLKVLLISLFAWIMLYFQFYLICLSFSAEINFIYILAVAPLMNIAVLIPFTINGLGSLEAVTMYLFSLINISPTLAILVSLTSQILYTVIPGIFGFIILLKK; the protein is encoded by the coding sequence ATGAAACTAAAAAAAGCTTTGAAAAACAAAAACATCGTTAAAATCGCCATTTCATTATTAATAATAATTTTTCTGCTAAAATTTGTGGATTTCCAATTATTTTTTCAAAGTATTAAAAATATTAATTATTTAATTTTATTTGCTTTAGCTTTAATTCCATTTGGAATCCTTTTAAGAGCATGGCGATGGATGATAATTCTAAATAAAGATAAAAAGTTAATTTCAATTAAAGACTCATGTTATCTAAATTTAGCGGGAATGGCCTTAAATATTTTTTTACCAGGGAGCTCTGGAGACATTGCAAAATCGTATTATGGTTATAAATGGCATGGTTTTAAAGAAGAAATGTTGTCTTCCAGCATATTAGATAAAATAATGGCTTTATTTTCTCTATTTATTCTAGGCAGTATAACTGCATTTGTAATTAAACTTTACTTTCTTTCAATTTTTTCAGTTATTGTCACAGCTTTATTATATTTAATAATTTTTTATCCTAAGATAGTACCATGGAATTTACTAAATAAAGTGTTCTCACTATTTATTAAAGTAAATTTAGATGAAAAAAAATTAGCTTCTTCATTTACAGTTTCCAATAAAATTAAACTTAAAGTGTTATTAATATCTTTATTTGCATGGATAATGTTATATTTTCAGTTTTATTTGATATGCTTATCTTTTTCTGCAGAAATAAATTTTATATATATTTTAGCAGTAGCTCCATTAATGAATATTGCAGTTCTAATTCCATTTACAATAAATGGATTAGGCTCCTTAGAAGCCGTTACCATGTACCTTTTTAGTTTAATAAACATATCTCCTACTTTAGCTATTTTAGTTTCATTGACTTCACAAATTTTATATACTGTTATTCCAGGCATATTTGGCTTTATTATACTTCTAAAAAAATAA
- a CDS encoding glycosyltransferase family 39 protein, producing MIILVIIISIITYFRMKIQMNIGPIWDTYDFLSNALVFAGQPIGYSDLTRPPLISFLTSVLFRLGYVSVSTIFFVDGALFIFGVVGLFLLLNLRFNYMESFLGSLIYGTFPIVISFVGFGLSDIASVSFTIWAFYFMALAVKKNSKYFYLSFPFMMLAFLTRYPSALLIFPAALYIFINIRTVEKRDAIIGIGVSLLLLIPVFIFFYKVFGNPLYSFLSFFGLTSTTISAENFSYDPNLLYFVEKTPAYIGAQSIAIISIIMLGTILYTINRLKGDSKLKINIFNAINIKNKNTRIKLLILMIMTLIFLGTFGKAFYMVSESLFFAICYIFYSLIKNLNIKDIDLHLLFFAWFMAFFIFHSIFVIKDNRYFVTMAPAVSYFLIWGLSEIYAKIGFKIRNINVTSYVLSLILIFMILSATASYLPGIQNKNYKLKIMDENIDLSSQWLMNYDPNYKNKAVYSNAWPYFGWYLKTDVKMMPLFKDNQTYYGGLKNYNFSQQDIISFNNYLESNNAYYYLSYGISLNLTSYQQIKKFGNVIIYEKKSKS from the coding sequence ATGATCATTTTGGTAATAATCATAAGCATAATAACTTACTTTCGGATGAAAATCCAGATGAATATTGGCCCAATATGGGACACTTATGATTTTCTGTCAAATGCACTTGTATTTGCAGGTCAGCCCATAGGTTATTCTGATTTAACCCGCCCCCCGCTTATCTCTTTTTTAACATCTGTTTTATTCAGATTAGGTTATGTTTCAGTTTCAACAATATTTTTTGTTGATGGTGCATTGTTTATTTTTGGAGTTGTTGGATTATTCCTACTTTTAAATCTCCGTTTTAATTACATGGAGAGCTTTTTAGGCAGTTTAATCTATGGAACTTTTCCAATTGTTATTTCTTTTGTTGGGTTTGGTCTTTCAGACATTGCAAGTGTTTCTTTCACAATCTGGGCATTCTATTTCATGGCTTTAGCTGTTAAAAAGAATTCAAAATATTTTTATTTGTCATTTCCTTTTATGATGCTAGCTTTCTTAACACGGTACCCCTCTGCACTCCTAATATTCCCTGCAGCACTCTACATTTTTATTAACATTAGAACAGTTGAAAAAAGAGATGCCATAATAGGAATTGGTGTATCCCTCCTACTATTGATCCCTGTTTTCATATTCTTTTATAAAGTATTTGGCAATCCACTTTATTCATTCCTCAGTTTTTTTGGTTTGACTTCAACAACCATCTCTGCAGAAAACTTTTCATATGACCCTAACCTTTTATACTTTGTTGAAAAAACACCAGCATATATTGGTGCTCAAAGCATTGCAATTATATCTATTATTATGTTAGGTACCATACTTTATACAATAAATAGATTAAAAGGAGATTCAAAGCTTAAAATAAACATATTTAATGCAATTAATATTAAAAATAAGAATACACGAATTAAATTATTAATATTAATGATTATGACATTGATTTTTCTTGGAACATTTGGCAAAGCATTTTACATGGTGAGCGAATCCCTATTTTTTGCAATATGTTATATTTTTTATAGTCTAATAAAAAATTTAAATATAAAAGATATAGACCTACATTTGCTATTTTTTGCCTGGTTCATGGCTTTCTTCATATTCCACAGTATTTTCGTGATTAAAGACAACAGATACTTCGTTACAATGGCCCCCGCAGTTTCATATTTTTTAATATGGGGCTTGAGTGAGATATACGCCAAAATAGGATTTAAAATTAGAAATATAAATGTGACATCATACGTGCTTTCACTAATTCTAATTTTTATGATTCTTTCAGCTACAGCATCTTATTTACCAGGTATACAAAATAAGAATTATAAACTTAAAATAATGGACGAAAATATAGATTTATCAAGTCAATGGTTGATGAATTATGATCCTAATTACAAAAATAAGGCAGTTTATTCTAATGCCTGGCCATATTTTGGATGGTATCTTAAAACTGACGTTAAAATGATGCCCCTTTTTAAGGATAATCAAACATACTATGGCGGTTTAAAAAACTATAATTTTAGTCAACAAGATATTATCTCATTTAACAACTATTTGGAAAGTAATAATGCTTATTATTACCTTTCCTACGGGATATCTTTAAATTTAACATCATACCAACAAATTAAAAAGTTTGGAAACGTTATTATATATGAAAAAAAATCTAAAAGTTAA
- a CDS encoding glycosyltransferase family 39 protein, whose amino-acid sequence MFNSSKLTIISKYSDHIVLASLILIISIIAYYRVLVQLDIGPFSDSCDFLSNALVFAGQGMGYSDLTRPPFFSFLISIIFMTGYVSTNVIFILDGLLYLFGVIGLYYLLKLRFNELESILGALLYATFPIVLVIMGAGFSDLASVSFTIWTFYFLVLAVKKDSKYFYLVFPVAMLAFLTRYNNALIIFPIFLYILINRAEIKNIKNILTGMLVSLLLIIPVFIFFYQKFSNILYPFTSNFVTTSTPRLTESAAYNPNLFFFIEKFPLFIGFEYFFIILIIGFCFFTYGAFKLLKKSKNKKMLPNEFNVGNMGTKLKLTLFIVLLFVFIFSFDQTAYMFSEILFFILSYLLYNLSKNFNIKNLDMHLLFFAWFMAFFIFHSVFAIKDNRYFVVMAPSVSYFLILGLSELSNILPLKIKKNNLTFPIIAIVLTITIILSTTSFLPSINQANNKTKVLNEEISLASEWFINYDPNYKNKIIYSDLWPTFSWYLQTNVNPMPVFKDNQTYYGGVKEFNITTQDNIQYNKELDNNKADYYFSIRQGLNLTHYYSIKQFGKVIIYRRIA is encoded by the coding sequence ATGTTTAATTCATCTAAATTAACAATAATCAGTAAATATTCTGACCATATAGTATTAGCCAGCCTAATACTAATTATAAGCATTATTGCATATTACCGTGTGTTGGTTCAGCTCGATATCGGGCCATTTTCAGATAGCTGCGACTTTCTTTCTAATGCGCTGGTTTTTGCAGGGCAAGGTATGGGCTATTCCGATTTAACAAGACCACCATTTTTTTCATTTCTGATTTCCATTATATTTATGACTGGTTATGTATCTACAAATGTAATTTTCATTCTGGACGGATTACTATATCTTTTCGGAGTTATTGGACTATATTATCTTTTAAAATTACGTTTTAATGAATTAGAAAGTATTTTAGGTGCTTTACTATATGCTACTTTTCCTATTGTCCTTGTAATTATGGGTGCAGGATTTTCAGACCTTGCAAGCGTTTCTTTCACCATTTGGACATTTTATTTCCTGGTTTTAGCCGTTAAAAAAGATTCAAAATATTTTTATCTCGTATTTCCCGTAGCTATGCTAGCTTTTTTAACCAGATACAACAATGCACTTATAATCTTTCCTATTTTCCTTTATATCTTGATAAATAGAGCTGAAATCAAAAATATCAAAAATATTTTAACTGGGATGCTTGTATCACTATTACTCATCATTCCTGTGTTTATTTTTTTCTATCAAAAATTTAGCAATATATTATATCCATTTACATCAAATTTTGTTACAACTTCTACCCCTCGTTTGACAGAAAGTGCCGCATACAACCCCAATTTGTTCTTTTTCATTGAAAAATTTCCTTTATTCATCGGATTTGAATATTTTTTTATTATATTAATCATTGGATTTTGTTTTTTTACCTATGGGGCTTTTAAATTATTAAAAAAATCTAAAAACAAAAAAATGTTGCCTAATGAATTTAATGTAGGAAATATGGGCACTAAATTAAAATTAACACTATTTATAGTTCTGTTATTTGTTTTTATATTTAGTTTCGATCAGACAGCATATATGTTTAGTGAAATTTTGTTCTTTATTTTGAGCTATTTATTATATAATTTATCTAAAAACTTTAATATAAAAAATTTAGATATGCATTTGCTATTTTTTGCCTGGTTTATGGCATTTTTTATATTCCACAGTGTTTTTGCAATTAAGGATAATAGATATTTTGTTGTAATGGCCCCTTCGGTTTCATATTTTTTAATATTGGGCTTGAGTGAACTTTCAAACATATTACCCTTAAAAATTAAAAAAAATAATTTAACGTTTCCAATAATCGCCATAGTTTTAACAATAACCATAATTTTATCTACTACATCTTTTTTACCCAGTATAAATCAAGCCAACAACAAAACTAAAGTTTTAAATGAAGAAATATCACTGGCAAGCGAATGGTTTATAAATTACGACCCAAATTATAAAAATAAAATTATATACTCAGATCTATGGCCTACTTTCAGCTGGTATCTACAAACTAATGTAAACCCAATGCCTGTGTTTAAAGATAATCAAACATATTATGGGGGAGTAAAAGAGTTTAATATAACAACTCAAGACAATATACAATATAACAAAGAATTAGATAATAATAAAGCCGATTATTATTTTTCTATCCGACAGGGGCTTAATTTAACTCACTATTACTCCATTAAACAGTTTGGAAAAGTCATTATATATAGAAGAATAGCTTAA
- the yjjX gene encoding inosine/xanthosine triphosphatase, with protein sequence MNVVVGSKNPVKANATKNILNKIYGKVNIVSVDADSQVPHQPFGKEETIQGAINRAKNAYSDDFNLSIGIESGLMETPNSITGYIDLQWCAIFDGEKITLGVSAGFEYPPDVIEEVLKGVEVGDVMDKVTGVDRLGQKTGAVSYLSKGMLDRTGNTEQCVLMAMIPRMNERIYFNK encoded by the coding sequence ATGAATGTTGTTGTAGGATCTAAAAACCCAGTAAAAGCCAATGCTACTAAAAATATTTTAAATAAAATTTATGGCAAAGTAAACATTGTATCAGTCGATGCAGACTCCCAAGTGCCCCATCAACCATTTGGAAAGGAAGAAACCATCCAAGGAGCTATAAACCGTGCAAAAAATGCATACTCTGATGATTTTAACTTGAGTATAGGTATTGAATCTGGTTTAATGGAAACACCAAATTCAATAACAGGTTACATTGATTTACAGTGGTGTGCTATATTTGATGGAGAAAAAATTACTTTAGGAGTAAGTGCTGGTTTTGAATATCCTCCTGACGTAATTGAAGAGGTTTTAAAGGGTGTTGAAGTGGGAGATGTGATGGATAAAGTAACTGGTGTAGATAGACTGGGGCAAAAAACAGGTGCTGTTAGTTATCTTTCAAAAGGAATGCTTGATCGAACAGGAAATACAGAGCAGTGCGTTTTAATGGCCATGATCCCAAGGATGAATGAGAGGATTTATTTTAATAAATAA
- a CDS encoding phosphopantetheine adenylyltransferase, with protein sequence MKFDKVAVGGTFDRFHKGHEKLITKAFSIGNNVLIGVTSDEFGGEKGLIDPCSMRMSGLEQFLKKFKSQYTVAKLEEPYGPTIYDHSIDAIVVSRETKPTADKINEIRVEKGMKPLEIFIIDWVLADDGKPISSTRIRKGEIDRDGKVLK encoded by the coding sequence ATGAAATTTGATAAAGTAGCTGTTGGCGGGACATTCGATAGATTTCACAAAGGCCATGAAAAATTAATAACTAAAGCATTTAGCATTGGCAATAATGTACTAATAGGCGTTACTTCTGATGAATTTGGAGGAGAAAAAGGCCTTATTGACCCTTGTTCAATGAGAATGTCTGGCCTGGAACAATTTTTAAAGAAATTCAAATCACAATATACTGTTGCAAAATTAGAAGAACCTTACGGACCAACAATTTATGACCATTCTATTGATGCAATTGTCGTGAGCCGCGAAACCAAGCCCACAGCAGATAAAATTAATGAAATACGGGTTGAAAAAGGAATGAAACCCCTTGAAATTTTCATTATTGACTGGGTACTTGCAGATGATGGAAAACCAATTTCATCAACACGAATAAGGAAAGGAGAAATAGACAGAGACGGTAAAGTACTGAAATAA
- a CDS encoding radical SAM protein produces the protein MLTEQNVVIKNPRKVDLRFASCYPNLYKAAMSSLGFHIIYDFLNSREDIYCERVVYPYIESLESNTKLSEFDIVSFSLQYEQDYFNVLKMLDKSGINIQKDNRNADDPFIIAGGPCASSNPLPMSKFIDLFVIGEAEAVLDEVIDKYMELDNPKKEIDAFLDIDGVYVPDNPAKMVIVNDMDNACHPIRQIVPKTDDKRFVPAFKDAFLLGVSRGCTRGCRFCMAGCIYRPRRETPLKKLFKVAEKGIKATGFEKVALIGADVSGYSKIEELCEGLLERGFKITSPSMRIESITENLLDILHGSGLKTITIAPESTWKLRTVLNKPITDSDIYKVMEMAFKRNMNVKLYFLVGLPTETTEDVYKIVEYIKNLNKMTKKKNAIRISVNSFIPKPHTPFQWEKFDFDDLNVKYDYLNQNLKNINLKIEDLKGAHIQHVLSVGDVEIGDLIEKTYKKKFKFGEWKNIKIKRDLNDYLPWKNIDVGVGSKFLKNEYQKALKGDITPWCETFGCYECGACDKLNS, from the coding sequence ATGCTAACTGAGCAAAATGTAGTGATAAAAAATCCAAGAAAAGTGGATTTAAGGTTTGCATCCTGTTATCCTAACCTTTATAAAGCAGCAATGTCCTCACTTGGTTTTCATATTATATATGATTTCCTAAATTCAAGGGAAGATATATACTGTGAAAGAGTGGTTTATCCCTATATTGAAAGCTTAGAATCAAATACAAAGCTCTCTGAATTTGATATTGTCAGTTTTTCCCTTCAATATGAACAGGATTATTTTAATGTGCTTAAAATGTTAGATAAATCTGGAATTAATATTCAAAAAGATAATAGAAATGCTGATGATCCGTTTATAATTGCTGGTGGGCCTTGTGCAAGCTCAAACCCATTACCTATGAGCAAATTCATCGATCTTTTTGTTATTGGAGAGGCTGAAGCAGTTCTGGACGAAGTAATAGATAAATATATGGAACTTGACAATCCTAAAAAAGAAATAGACGCGTTTTTGGATATAGATGGAGTTTATGTGCCGGATAATCCTGCAAAAATGGTTATTGTTAATGATATGGACAATGCATGCCATCCGATAAGGCAAATTGTCCCAAAAACCGATGATAAAAGATTTGTTCCTGCATTTAAGGATGCATTTCTCCTGGGAGTTTCGCGGGGATGCACAAGGGGTTGTAGATTTTGCATGGCAGGATGTATTTATAGACCTCGAAGGGAAACACCCCTTAAAAAATTGTTTAAAGTTGCAGAAAAAGGTATAAAAGCTACAGGATTTGAAAAAGTCGCACTTATTGGTGCTGATGTTTCAGGGTATTCAAAAATAGAAGAACTATGTGAAGGCTTGCTTGAGAGGGGATTTAAAATTACAAGTCCTTCCATGAGAATAGAATCAATAACAGAGAATTTGCTGGATATTTTGCATGGAAGCGGGCTTAAAACTATAACCATAGCTCCAGAATCAACTTGGAAACTTAGAACAGTTCTAAATAAACCTATAACTGATTCAGACATTTATAAAGTCATGGAAATGGCATTTAAAAGAAATATGAATGTAAAACTCTATTTTTTAGTGGGTTTACCAACAGAAACCACTGAAGATGTTTACAAAATTGTTGAATATATAAAAAATTTGAATAAAATGACCAAAAAGAAAAATGCGATTAGAATCAGCGTAAATTCATTTATTCCCAAGCCCCATACTCCATTTCAATGGGAAAAATTTGATTTTGATGATTTAAATGTGAAATATGATTATTTAAATCAGAATTTAAAAAATATTAATTTAAAGATTGAGGATTTAAAAGGAGCCCACATACAGCATGTATTATCTGTTGGGGATGTTGAAATAGGTGATTTAATTGAAAAAACTTACAAAAAGAAATTTAAATTTGGGGAATGGAAAAATATTAAAATTAAACGGGATTTAAATGATTATTTGCCTTGGAAAAATATAGATGTTGGTGTTGGTTCGAAATTTTTAAAGAATGAATATCAAAAGGCGTTAAAGGGAGATATAACTCCATGGTGTGAAACTTTTGGATGTTATGAATGTGGAGCATGTGATAAACTTAATTCATAA
- a CDS encoding pyridoxal phosphate-dependent aminotransferase — protein MFQPAKRCESIQLSEIRKMFDLNLEDAINLSLGEPDFDTPYHIREAVKIALDEGFTHYTPNKGILELREAISSKLDRENGVKADPESIIVTVGASEALHIALQAIVNRGDEVLIPDPGFLSYDPCVKLAEGRMVPVELQEENEFRMTAENVLDNITDKTKAIILNSPANPTGSVMKKEDIKGISEIAEDKGIFLISDEIYEKIIYEGKHHSPGKYTDNAITINGFSKTYAMTGFRIGYVAAKQEIIEEMIKIHQYNAACASSLSQIAGLEALNGPQNCVAEMLNEFRKRRDLVVKRLNEMGISLKKPKGAFYVFPKVQNSVKFVNESIKKGVIIVNGSGFGKCGENHFRISYATSYDKLVEAMNKLETIKI, from the coding sequence ATGTTTCAACCAGCCAAAAGATGTGAATCAATACAGCTTTCAGAAATAAGAAAAATGTTCGATCTTAATTTGGAAGATGCCATAAATTTAAGTCTTGGAGAACCTGACTTTGACACACCATATCATATAAGAGAAGCAGTAAAAATTGCATTAGATGAAGGTTTTACTCATTATACTCCAAATAAAGGTATTTTAGAGCTTAGAGAAGCTATATCTTCTAAATTGGATCGTGAAAATGGTGTAAAAGCTGATCCAGAATCAATTATTGTCACCGTTGGGGCCAGCGAAGCCCTGCACATAGCTCTTCAAGCCATAGTAAATAGAGGAGATGAGGTTTTAATTCCTGATCCTGGATTCCTTTCTTATGATCCATGTGTAAAGCTTGCAGAAGGTAGAATGGTTCCAGTTGAACTTCAAGAAGAGAATGAATTTAGAATGACGGCAGAAAATGTACTTGACAACATTACGGATAAAACAAAGGCAATAATTTTGAATTCTCCTGCAAATCCAACTGGAAGTGTCATGAAAAAAGAGGATATAAAAGGAATTAGTGAAATTGCAGAAGATAAGGGTATATTTTTGATATCTGACGAAATTTATGAGAAAATAATTTATGAAGGGAAACATCATAGTCCTGGAAAGTATACTGACAACGCAATAACTATAAATGGCTTTTCAAAAACATATGCAATGACCGGATTTAGAATAGGGTACGTGGCTGCAAAACAGGAGATAATTGAGGAAATGATTAAGATACATCAGTATAATGCTGCATGTGCAAGTTCTTTATCACAAATAGCAGGACTTGAAGCATTAAATGGACCTCAAAATTGTGTAGCTGAGATGTTAAATGAATTTAGAAAGCGACGTGACCTGGTTGTAAAAAGATTGAATGAAATGGGAATATCACTTAAAAAACCTAAAGGTGCATTTTACGTGTTTCCAAAAGTCCAAAATTCAGTTAAATTTGTAAATGAATCCATAAAAAAGGGAGTTATAATTGTTAATGGCAGTGGATTCGGAAAATGTGGAGAAAACCACTTTAGAATATCATACGCTACTTCATATGATAAATTAGTTGAAGCTATGAATAAATTAGAAACAATAAAAATTTAA
- a CDS encoding cupin domain-containing protein: MAEENQLGNKIKQIRENNEMSVEELASKSHCSSEIIESIESGDLIPSLTPLIKIARVLGVRLGTFLDDAPQTGPIMVKSGKSNHVIHFSGKEDHPDTSALDFYSLASGKADRHMEPFIIDVHPHETEEYKLSSHEGEEFIYVINGEIEILYGQDSYLLSAGDSIYYDSIVPHDLHTYGKQDAKILAIVYTPF, from the coding sequence ATGGCAGAGGAAAACCAACTTGGAAACAAAATCAAACAAATAAGAGAAAACAATGAAATGTCTGTTGAGGAATTGGCTTCAAAAAGCCATTGTAGTAGTGAAATTATAGAAAGTATCGAAAGTGGGGATTTAATTCCTTCATTAACACCATTAATAAAAATTGCAAGGGTATTGGGAGTTAGATTAGGTACTTTTCTCGATGATGCCCCTCAAACAGGACCTATAATGGTAAAATCGGGTAAATCGAATCATGTGATTCATTTTTCAGGAAAAGAGGATCATCCGGATACAAGTGCTCTTGATTTCTATTCGCTGGCTTCAGGAAAAGCAGATAGGCATATGGAACCTTTTATTATTGATGTTCATCCACATGAAACAGAAGAGTATAAACTTTCTTCACATGAAGGAGAAGAATTTATTTATGTTATTAACGGGGAAATTGAGATATTATACGGTCAGGACAGTTATTTGCTTTCAGCAGGCGATAGTATTTATTATGATTCAATTGTACCTCATGATTTACATACTTATGGAAAACAAGATGCAAAAATACTTGCAATTGTTTACACACCCTTTTAA